A single region of the Dehalococcoidia bacterium genome encodes:
- a CDS encoding phage Gp37/Gp68 family protein, with protein MSQTTKIEWTEATWNPVTGCTRVSPGCAHCYALTFAERFRGVPGHPYENGFDLQLRPERLNQPLEWKKPKVIFVNSMSDLFHEEVPEDYIRQVFHVMKRADWHTFQVLTKRSKRLAELAPNLEWPSNVWMGVSVENQRWTSRIDDLRTVPAAVRFLSCEPLLGPLELDLRDIDWVIVGGESGHRARRMRPEWAISIRDQCAATGVPFFFKQWGAFSADGIRRGKRRAGRTLESRIWDGFPSVDLLRSGAR; from the coding sequence ATGAGCCAAACCACAAAGATCGAATGGACCGAGGCAACCTGGAATCCCGTTACCGGCTGTACGCGGGTATCCCCCGGGTGCGCCCACTGCTACGCCCTCACGTTTGCAGAACGCTTTCGCGGCGTCCCCGGTCACCCATACGAGAATGGCTTCGACCTGCAGTTGCGGCCCGAACGCCTGAACCAGCCCCTCGAGTGGAAAAAGCCAAAGGTGATTTTCGTCAACAGCATGAGCGACCTCTTCCACGAAGAGGTCCCTGAGGACTACATCAGGCAGGTCTTCCACGTCATGAAGCGCGCAGACTGGCACACCTTTCAGGTGTTGACGAAGAGGTCGAAGCGATTGGCAGAGCTGGCGCCCAACCTGGAGTGGCCCAGCAACGTTTGGATGGGCGTCTCGGTCGAGAACCAGCGTTGGACAAGTCGCATCGACGACCTGCGCACAGTTCCGGCCGCGGTCAGATTCCTTTCTTGCGAACCGCTTCTCGGTCCCTTGGAGCTTGACCTACGCGACATCGACTGGGTGATCGTCGGCGGCGAGAGCGGGCATCGGGCCCGCCGCATGAGGCCCGAATGGGCGATCTCGATCCGTGATCAATGCGCCGCAACTGGCGTCCCCTTCTTCTTCAAGCAGTGGGGCGCGTTCAGTGCAGATGGCATACGGCGTGGCAAGCGAAGAGCTGGTCGGACTCTGGAGTCCAGGATTTGGGACGGCTTCCCCTCCGTCGACTTACTTCGAAGTGGTGCTCGATAG
- a CDS encoding three-Cys-motif partner protein TcmP: protein MVLDRVGQWSADKLEMLAKYLHAYAVIMAAQKRPRADGRPPWLDNFQYMDAFVGAATLEFRDRATARYLEGSPIVALNCDPPFDRRWFIEKNRARTRRLRDMLASREDGHRAQVVEGEANASLRALVSQLSRRQRAFAFLDPYGLQVEWATVALLGESRRVDVFINFSLMGLTRNLRRQEPPSEEFRSTIRRVMVDDSWVDSLYMTQPDLFGGSLKSRSSLASAALAERYATDLRTSFSHVSPPVIMRNTRRAPIYALVFASHNQRAVAIMTDIMKTYRN from the coding sequence GTGGTGCTCGATAGGGTAGGACAGTGGTCCGCAGACAAGCTGGAGATGCTTGCAAAGTACCTCCATGCTTACGCGGTGATCATGGCGGCCCAAAAGCGGCCGCGCGCGGACGGCCGGCCTCCTTGGCTGGACAACTTCCAGTACATGGATGCATTTGTCGGTGCCGCCACTCTGGAATTTCGCGACCGCGCGACGGCTCGCTATCTGGAAGGCTCTCCCATAGTCGCCCTCAATTGTGATCCCCCGTTTGACCGCCGTTGGTTCATCGAGAAGAATCGGGCGCGAACCCGCCGGCTCAGGGATATGCTTGCGTCTCGAGAGGACGGCCACCGCGCGCAGGTAGTCGAGGGTGAAGCCAACGCCTCTCTTAGGGCGCTCGTCTCTCAACTTTCAAGGCGTCAGCGCGCCTTTGCCTTTCTAGACCCCTACGGTCTGCAGGTCGAATGGGCGACCGTGGCGCTCCTTGGTGAAAGCCGTAGAGTCGATGTCTTCATCAACTTCTCGTTGATGGGCCTAACCAGAAACCTCCGACGGCAAGAGCCACCCTCGGAGGAGTTTAGAAGCACTATCCGCCGAGTTATGGTGGATGACTCCTGGGTGGACAGCCTGTACATGACTCAGCCGGACTTGTTCGGTGGATCCTTGAAGTCTCGCTCAAGCCTGGCATCGGCGGCACTTGCGGAAAGGTATGCTACGGACCTGCGAACCTCGTTCAGTCACGTGAGTCCGCCGGTCATTATGCGAAATACACGCCGCGCTCCAATCTATGCTCTGGTATTCGCCAGCCATAATCAGCGCGCCGTTGCGATCATGACTGACATCATGAAGACGTACCGCAATTAG
- a CDS encoding threonine synthase, with translation MSFAKALKCRECGRDYPIAPQHVCEFCFGPLEVAYDYDAMRKKVTRESIERGPLSVWRYRDLLPCEGEPVDLQAGFTPLIRAQNLGEALGLKHLYLKNDCANPTWSFKDRVVTVAATKAREFGYDTLACASTGNLANSVSAHAARAGMAAYVFVPSDLEEGKLLGSKVYGANLVAVDGSYDDVNRLCAEIGDKYKWAFVNINVRPYYAEGSKTLGYEVAEQLGWRAPDHCIVPMASGSLYVKIRKGLDELAKLWLIDSVQTKMSGCQALGCSPIATAWENGTENIRPVRPNTIAKSLAIGNPADGYYALRTMAETGGAAAAVTDEEVVEGIRLLAESEGIFAETAGGVTIAGLRRLVKAGRVEPDEVVVAFITGGGLKTQEAVAPALPEATHIKPTISSFEEALAARKPAEVAE, from the coding sequence ATGAGCTTCGCCAAAGCCCTCAAGTGCCGCGAGTGCGGCCGCGACTACCCCATCGCACCCCAGCACGTCTGCGAGTTCTGCTTCGGCCCCCTCGAGGTCGCCTACGACTACGACGCCATGCGCAAAAAGGTCACCCGCGAGAGCATCGAGCGCGGACCCCTCTCCGTCTGGCGCTACCGCGACCTCCTCCCCTGTGAGGGTGAGCCCGTCGACCTCCAGGCCGGCTTCACGCCCCTGATCCGCGCCCAGAACCTGGGCGAGGCCCTAGGCCTCAAGCACCTCTACCTCAAGAACGACTGCGCCAACCCCACCTGGAGCTTCAAGGACCGCGTCGTCACCGTCGCCGCCACCAAGGCGCGCGAGTTCGGCTACGACACCCTGGCCTGCGCCTCCACGGGCAATCTCGCCAACTCCGTCAGCGCCCACGCCGCCCGCGCCGGCATGGCGGCCTACGTCTTCGTGCCCTCCGACCTCGAGGAAGGCAAGCTCCTCGGCTCGAAGGTCTACGGCGCCAACCTCGTCGCCGTCGACGGGTCCTACGACGACGTCAACCGCCTCTGTGCCGAGATCGGCGACAAGTACAAATGGGCCTTCGTCAACATCAACGTCCGGCCCTACTATGCAGAAGGCTCGAAGACCCTTGGCTACGAGGTCGCCGAGCAGCTGGGCTGGCGCGCCCCCGACCACTGCATCGTGCCCATGGCGTCAGGCTCCCTCTACGTCAAGATCCGCAAAGGCCTCGACGAGCTCGCGAAGTTGTGGCTCATCGACAGCGTCCAGACCAAAATGTCCGGCTGCCAGGCGCTCGGCTGTTCGCCGATCGCCACCGCCTGGGAGAACGGCACCGAGAACATCCGTCCCGTGCGGCCGAACACCATCGCCAAGTCCCTGGCGATTGGCAACCCCGCAGACGGCTACTATGCTCTCCGTACCATGGCCGAGACCGGCGGGGCCGCCGCAGCCGTCACGGACGAGGAGGTAGTGGAGGGCATCCGCCTGCTGGCCGAGAGCGAAGGCATATTCGCCGAGACCGCCGGCGGCGTCACCATCGCCGGCCTCCGCCGGCTCGTCAAAGCTGGCCGCGTCGAGCCGGACGAGGTCGTCGTCGCCTTCATCACCGGCGGCGGCCTGAAGACGCAGGAGGCAGTCGCGCCGGCCCTCCCGGAGGCCACCCACATCAAGCCCACCATATCGTCGTTCGAAGAGGCCCTCGCCGCCCGTAAGCCGGCAGAGGTGGCTGAATGA
- a CDS encoding NIL domain-containing protein, with amino-acid sequence MARQRVKFTFAQELIKEPVIYQLGKQFQIVTNIRRADVTADRGWVILELDGDLPEIERGLEWVRSRGVRVDPVEGDLIEG; translated from the coding sequence ATGGCCCGCCAGCGAGTCAAGTTCACCTTCGCCCAGGAGCTGATCAAAGAGCCGGTGATCTACCAGCTCGGCAAGCAGTTCCAGATCGTCACCAACATCCGCCGCGCAGACGTCACCGCCGACCGCGGCTGGGTCATCCTCGAGCTCGACGGCGACCTCCCGGAGATCGAGCGCGGCCTCGAGTGGGTGCGCTCCCGGGGCGTCCGCGTCGACCCCGTCGAGGGCGACCTAATCGAAGGCTAG
- a CDS encoding transposase: MANRTRLRAPAAAPHRPPASPGRPPTPVGEAFRPPAATPHPARWPIRKVNRLPLESYREAGAYALTFVTQGRISAFTNNQVARYCLATLKEVSGLTGFQVFAYCFMPDHLHLLVGT; this comes from the coding sequence ATGGCGAATCGCACCCGCCTCCGGGCGCCCGCCGCCGCGCCCCATCGTCCACCCGCGTCCCCTGGCAGGCCACCAACCCCTGTAGGGGAGGCCTTCAGGCCTCCCGCCGCGACGCCCCATCCGGCACGCTGGCCTATCCGCAAGGTCAACCGCCTCCCGCTCGAGAGCTACAGGGAGGCGGGCGCCTACGCCCTGACCTTCGTCACCCAGGGCCGGATCAGTGCCTTTACCAACAATCAGGTCGCCCGCTACTGCCTCGCCACCCTGAAGGAGGTCTCGGGGCTGACCGGCTTCCAGGTCTTCGCTTACTGCTTCATGCCCGACCACCTTCACCTGCTGGTTGGGACAG